The Metabacillus sediminilitoris genome window below encodes:
- a CDS encoding endolytic transglycosylase MltG translates to MSKTGFQAFAAGMIVATSVLGITYFFSENQSAAADAKKTVTTASEVESYLTDNGKISISTEEYEELLASKDAAVQQSAQTEQNQETAVKEEKPKTEEPAKEKEEQAITYKLNVSAGMTTNEISNMLEQNGIISDSFEFDQFLIKNGYHQKVQLGTFDVKKGMSFQQLAEVLTK, encoded by the coding sequence ATGAGTAAAACAGGATTTCAAGCATTTGCTGCAGGTATGATTGTTGCTACATCTGTACTTGGGATAACATATTTTTTCTCTGAAAATCAATCAGCTGCCGCTGATGCAAAAAAAACGGTGACAACTGCAAGTGAAGTTGAGTCATATCTTACAGATAACGGAAAAATCTCAATATCAACAGAAGAATATGAAGAGCTATTAGCTTCTAAAGATGCCGCAGTACAACAATCTGCTCAAACTGAACAAAATCAAGAAACAGCAGTGAAGGAAGAAAAGCCAAAGACAGAAGAACCTGCAAAAGAAAAAGAAGAACAAGCAATTACGTATAAACTTAATGTTTCTGCTGGTATGACCACGAACGAAATATCTAATATGCTCGAACAAAATGGTATCATTAGCGATTCCTTTGAATTTGATCAATTTTTAATTAAAAACGGATATCATCAGAAGGTCCAACTTGGAACATTCGATGTAAAAAAAGGTATGAGCTTTCAACAGCTTGCAGAAGTCTTAACAAAATAA
- a CDS encoding glycosyltransferase family 4 protein, with amino-acid sequence MKSDLVATVLLLTTEYGEHIIGGLGRHVTDLTIEGSKCGITYIVITVSQDNYESYTIENGIHVYRLLPWQKTSKDFLEYIRNINFRFTQFVLQELDYTFDLIHAHDWLMGIAANHIKKTLNLPLLSTIHATETGRKLGMIDTISKTIIEYESNLIRNSNHIIVCSLYMKNVLKNELSCQTNKIEVIPNGIIPSNYQSVLEREEAFKSFSFINSPFILAMGRLVKEKGFHLLIQAFSEIVDDYPDLYLVIAGVGPYQNELIQLAMDLHIENKIKFPGFVNEQERNTLLSRCEIVVVPSLYEPFGIISLEGMIAAKPVVSFNIGGLAEILAHNRGLIVNELSSKCLGEILQSYLLQPLKYNNMVMSGFEAASSQYNLSNLIYHTVELYRKITNKR; translated from the coding sequence TTGAAAAGTGATTTAGTTGCAACTGTATTACTTCTTACAACAGAATATGGTGAGCATATTATTGGGGGACTAGGAAGACATGTTACTGATTTAACAATAGAAGGGTCTAAGTGTGGAATAACTTATATTGTTATTACTGTTTCACAAGATAATTATGAATCCTATACAATTGAAAATGGTATACATGTTTATCGCTTGTTACCTTGGCAAAAAACATCAAAGGATTTTCTAGAGTACATTCGAAATATTAATTTTCGATTTACACAGTTTGTTTTGCAAGAATTGGATTATACTTTTGATCTTATTCATGCACATGATTGGTTAATGGGGATTGCAGCTAATCACATAAAAAAAACGTTAAATTTGCCATTACTCTCAACGATCCATGCAACTGAGACTGGGAGAAAGCTGGGAATGATTGATACGATTTCAAAGACGATTATAGAATATGAGTCAAATTTAATTCGAAATTCTAATCATATCATTGTATGCAGTTTATATATGAAAAACGTGTTAAAAAATGAGTTAAGCTGTCAGACTAATAAAATAGAAGTTATTCCCAATGGGATTATTCCTAGCAATTATCAATCGGTTTTAGAGAGGGAAGAAGCATTCAAATCTTTTTCATTTATCAACTCACCTTTTATACTAGCAATGGGAAGACTTGTTAAAGAAAAGGGTTTTCATCTATTGATCCAAGCTTTTTCTGAAATAGTCGATGATTATCCTGATTTATATCTAGTTATTGCTGGTGTCGGGCCTTATCAAAATGAGCTTATACAATTAGCTATGGATTTACATATAGAGAATAAGATTAAATTTCCAGGTTTTGTGAATGAACAGGAACGAAATACATTACTTTCAAGGTGTGAAATAGTTGTCGTTCCAAGTTTATATGAACCATTTGGAATTATTTCACTTGAGGGGATGATAGCCGCTAAGCCGGTTGTTTCCTTTAATATAGGTGGGCTAGCTGAAATTCTTGCTCATAACCGTGGACTAATTGTAAATGAATTAAGTAGTAAGTGCTTAGGTGAAATCCTTCAATCCTATCTATTACAACCACTGAAGTATAATAATATGGTGATGTCTGGGTTCGAAGCTGCGAGCTCGCAATATAATCTGTCAAATCTTATCTATCATACTGTAGAATTATATCGAAAAATAACAAATAAAAGGTAA
- a CDS encoding Na/Pi cotransporter family protein yields the protein MELDIQKMIFDFIGGLAIFLFGIKYMSNGLQKFAGYKLKEIIDRYITNPLIGVLVGIIVTILIDSSSGTTVIVVGLVSAGYMSLRQSIGIIMGANIGTSVNAFVININILEYSSPVIFIGVILLFIYKNKRIFTIGKIIFGLGALFLGLQLMANSLNPLSTLEGFYELTVRMSDNAFTGVIFGTIFTIMVQSSSVTIGVLQELVGKGFLDIREALPVLFGNNIGTTITALLASIGTSISARRAALTHVLFNIIGTVIFIIFTPLFSSFILYLQQMMLLKSEITIALADGLFNITNTFIQLPLIGVLVLIVTKIIPGKDTRMLYKVKDLDPIFIEQSTSIAISQTKEALVLMGKYAALGIEESKLYQLTYSQKNTETAIILEDVINNFDRIITEYLILISKSDMSKTECDEHNMLLDSVRDVERVGDHFVNIIELVSNQVGNKIQLSDSAKKDLVEMFEQTLHLFKDAMTALDDSNTTLALKVLKTKEKIHHLECRLRDKHLKRMNEGTCSISAGLNFVDIISNLKSVGDHSGKIAEAVLRTGAIINENKLNKI from the coding sequence ATGGAATTGGATATCCAAAAGATGATATTTGATTTTATTGGCGGTCTAGCAATATTTTTATTTGGTATTAAATATATGAGTAATGGCCTGCAAAAATTTGCTGGCTATAAATTAAAGGAGATTATTGATAGGTATATCACTAATCCATTAATTGGAGTGCTCGTTGGTATTATTGTGACAATACTTATTGATTCTAGTAGCGGAACGACCGTTATAGTTGTTGGGTTAGTAAGTGCAGGATACATGTCACTTAGACAGTCAATTGGTATCATTATGGGTGCAAATATTGGTACATCCGTAAATGCATTTGTCATTAATATAAATATTTTAGAATACTCTTCTCCCGTCATTTTTATTGGTGTCATTTTACTTTTTATTTATAAAAATAAGCGAATTTTTACAATTGGCAAAATCATTTTTGGCTTAGGTGCACTGTTTTTAGGCTTACAGTTAATGGCTAATAGCCTCAATCCTTTAAGTACCTTAGAAGGATTTTACGAACTAACAGTAAGAATGAGTGATAATGCATTTACAGGTGTTATATTCGGAACAATCTTTACAATCATGGTACAAAGTTCTAGTGTAACTATTGGGGTCCTGCAAGAATTAGTTGGAAAAGGGTTTCTTGACATTCGGGAGGCACTTCCTGTGCTTTTTGGAAACAATATAGGTACAACAATTACAGCTTTATTAGCATCTATTGGAACTTCCATATCAGCAAGACGGGCAGCTTTAACACATGTTCTATTTAATATTATTGGAACGGTTATTTTTATCATATTTACTCCATTATTCTCAAGCTTCATTCTATATCTTCAACAAATGATGTTATTAAAATCTGAAATAACAATTGCTTTGGCCGATGGATTGTTTAATATTACAAATACATTCATTCAACTGCCTCTTATTGGGGTACTTGTATTAATAGTTACTAAGATTATTCCAGGTAAAGATACAAGAATGCTTTATAAAGTGAAAGATCTAGATCCCATTTTTATTGAGCAATCAACTTCAATAGCTATAAGTCAAACAAAAGAAGCATTGGTCCTGATGGGGAAATATGCAGCATTAGGAATAGAAGAATCTAAATTATATCAATTAACCTATTCACAAAAAAACACAGAAACTGCAATAATACTTGAAGATGTTATCAATAATTTTGATCGCATAATTACAGAGTATTTAATACTTATTTCGAAAAGTGACATGTCTAAAACCGAATGTGACGAGCATAATATGCTTTTGGATTCTGTTAGAGATGTTGAACGTGTTGGTGACCACTTTGTAAATATTATTGAATTAGTTAGTAATCAGGTAGGAAATAAAATACAATTATCAGATTCCGCTAAAAAAGACTTAGTAGAAATGTTTGAGCAAACTCTACATTTATTTAAGGATGCCATGACAGCACTAGATGATTCGAATACAACTTTAGCATTAAAAGTTTTAAAAACAAAAGAAAAAATACATCATCTCGAGTGCCGACTACGTGATAAACATCTAAAACGAATGAATGAAGGTACATGTTCAATTTCAGCAGGACTCAATTTTGTAGATATTATTAGTAATCTGAAAAGTGTTGGAGATCATAGTGGTAAAATTGCTGAAGCAGTTTTACGTACCGGAGCTATTATTAATGAAAATAAACTTAATAAGATATAA
- the pstA gene encoding phosphate ABC transporter permease PstA, protein MKMIDRQLVTKKMSGRLALNQTFKGIFIAATVLTLIILAILLYRIFTQGSSHFSLEFFQNYASRRPEQSGIKAAVVGSLWVMAVTIPIALILSVGTAIYLEEYAKKSKLTSFIQTNISNLAGVPSIVFGLLGLTVFVRFFDLGRSILAGGLTMALLVLPVIVVASQEAIRAVPKQLREASYGMGATKWQTILRVVLPAAIPGIVTGSILAFSRAIGETAPLLVVGAFAFVNYLPQSVMDSFTVMPIQIYNWAGRPQVEFQAVAAAGIIVLFIFLIVMNSVAVFIRNKFQKRY, encoded by the coding sequence ATGAAGATGATCGATCGACAACTTGTAACTAAAAAAATGAGTGGGCGATTAGCATTAAATCAGACATTTAAAGGAATTTTTATTGCAGCTACGGTGTTAACACTTATTATCCTTGCTATTCTCTTATATCGGATATTCACTCAAGGATCTAGTCACTTTTCACTTGAGTTTTTCCAAAACTATGCATCTAGAAGACCAGAACAGTCTGGTATAAAAGCTGCAGTTGTTGGTTCACTTTGGGTTATGGCTGTAACTATACCTATAGCATTAATTTTATCTGTAGGTACTGCAATCTATTTAGAAGAATATGCAAAGAAAAGTAAACTAACGAGCTTTATTCAAACCAATATTTCAAACCTTGCAGGTGTACCTTCAATCGTTTTTGGTTTATTAGGTTTAACTGTTTTTGTACGTTTCTTTGATTTAGGACGAAGTATTTTAGCTGGTGGATTAACAATGGCATTACTTGTTTTACCTGTAATAGTTGTTGCTTCACAAGAAGCAATCCGCGCTGTTCCGAAACAACTTCGTGAAGCTTCTTATGGTATGGGGGCAACGAAATGGCAAACAATTCTGCGTGTTGTATTACCAGCGGCCATCCCTGGGATTGTCACAGGTAGTATATTGGCCTTTTCACGTGCGATAGGTGAAACAGCACCTTTACTTGTTGTTGGAGCGTTTGCTTTCGTTAATTACTTACCACAAAGCGTGATGGACTCATTTACAGTTATGCCAATTCAAATTTACAACTGGGCTGGAAGACCGCAGGTAGAATTCCAAGCTGTTGCAGCAGCGGGAATCATCGTGTTATTTATTTTCTTGATCGTTATGAACTCAGTTGCTGTGTTTATTCGTAATAAGTTCCAAAAACGTTATTAA
- the pstC gene encoding phosphate ABC transporter permease subunit PstC yields MALSNSQSVRDIIKEKKSKNSTNQIIEKLIPGILFILALISILTTVGIVLTLIFETITFFNRVSIVEFFTSKEWYPFFENNASYGIIALVSGTLLITVIAIIVAVPIGLAAAIFLSEYASDRTRRIVKPILEVLAGIPTIVYGFFALTFVTPLLQTLIPDLPLFNALSPGIVVGIMIIPMIASLSEDAMSSVPNSMREGALALGATKFEVTMKVILPAAMSGIVASFVLGISRAIGETMIVSLAGGATPKLTFDPTESIQTMTAYIVQVSSGDAGYGTTIYYSIYAVGITLFLFTLILNLIAQYISRRFREEY; encoded by the coding sequence ATGGCTCTATCAAATAGTCAAAGTGTGCGGGACATAATAAAAGAGAAAAAGTCAAAAAACAGCACAAATCAAATTATAGAAAAATTAATTCCAGGAATATTATTTATATTAGCCTTAATATCGATTTTAACAACGGTTGGTATTGTATTAACATTAATATTTGAAACAATCACTTTCTTCAACCGTGTTTCAATTGTAGAATTTTTCACATCGAAAGAATGGTATCCCTTCTTTGAGAACAATGCTTCATACGGAATTATTGCATTAGTTTCAGGAACATTATTAATCACAGTAATAGCTATTATTGTTGCCGTTCCAATTGGTTTAGCAGCAGCTATTTTCTTGAGTGAATATGCATCAGATCGAACTAGAAGAATCGTCAAACCGATATTAGAGGTATTAGCTGGAATTCCTACAATTGTTTATGGATTCTTTGCCTTAACATTTGTTACACCACTATTGCAAACATTAATTCCTGATTTACCTTTGTTTAATGCGCTTAGTCCTGGAATAGTCGTAGGGATTATGATCATCCCAATGATTGCATCTCTTTCTGAAGACGCGATGAGCTCTGTTCCAAACTCAATGAGAGAGGGAGCTTTAGCATTAGGAGCTACAAAGTTTGAAGTTACAATGAAGGTTATTCTTCCTGCTGCAATGTCAGGAATCGTAGCATCATTCGTATTAGGTATTTCTCGTGCTATTGGTGAAACAATGATTGTATCACTAGCTGGTGGAGCAACTCCTAAGTTGACATTTGATCCAACGGAATCAATCCAGACAATGACAGCATATATTGTACAGGTTAGTTCTGGTGATGCTGGTTATGGTACAACTATCTATTACAGTATATATGCTGTTGGGATAACATTGTTCTTGTTTACGTTAATTCTAAATTTAATAGCACAATATATTTCTCGTCGCTTTAGGGAGGAATACTAA
- a CDS encoding DUF1189 domain-containing protein: protein MNVFKQLFISIYSPKAISTFRFQGIGKSILFVFILSLLSTIPSWFHLTNELKEASKGVNQTLTEDFPSFSIEDGKLITDTNHPVEINRNEFTFILDGTGTYGVEEIEEKNNAIGILEDQFVFVTNGQAQAYEYSLLNISLTKEDLVDLSKQFNQLLPIIMTVLIILMFLFSAFVKFIEVTILALFGKAINNSLQRNLNFSKIWIISAYASTLATFFFFIMDLLQVIVPGGFLLNWFVHIFVLYLTLKEIPQTKNPLKVS from the coding sequence ATGAATGTATTCAAGCAGCTTTTTATTAGCATTTATTCACCAAAGGCGATTTCCACATTTCGTTTTCAAGGAATTGGGAAATCGATATTATTTGTTTTTATTTTATCATTATTGAGTACGATCCCATCTTGGTTTCATTTAACAAATGAACTAAAAGAGGCTAGTAAAGGGGTAAATCAAACTCTAACTGAAGATTTTCCATCCTTTTCTATTGAAGATGGTAAATTGATTACTGATACAAATCATCCTGTAGAGATAAATAGAAACGAATTTACCTTTATATTAGATGGAACAGGTACATATGGGGTTGAAGAAATAGAAGAAAAAAATAATGCAATAGGCATCTTAGAAGATCAATTTGTTTTTGTGACAAATGGGCAAGCTCAAGCTTATGAATATAGTCTTTTAAATATTTCGCTTACAAAAGAAGACTTAGTTGATCTTTCAAAACAATTTAATCAGCTTCTGCCAATTATTATGACTGTATTAATTATTCTAATGTTTTTATTTAGTGCCTTCGTTAAATTTATTGAGGTGACCATATTAGCATTGTTTGGTAAAGCTATTAATAATAGTCTGCAGCGAAATTTAAACTTTAGTAAAATATGGATTATCTCTGCATATGCCTCAACACTAGCAACTTTCTTCTTCTTTATCATGGATTTATTACAAGTAATTGTTCCGGGCGGATTTTTGTTGAATTGGTTTGTACATATTTTCGTTTTATATTTAACTTTAAAGGAAATACCACAAACGAAGAATCCACTAAAAGTTTCTTAA
- a CDS encoding superoxide dismutase, whose amino-acid sequence MAYELPQLPYAYDALEPNIDKETMNIHHTKHHNTYITNVNAALEGHSDLANKSVEELVSNLDAVPEAIRTAVRNNGGGHANHSLFWTILSPNGGGEPTGELADAINAKFGSYENFKEEFAKAATTRFGSGWAWLVVNNGELEVTSTPNQDSPLMEGKTPILGLDVWEHAYYLNYQNRRPEYISSFWNVVNWEAVSNRFNSAK is encoded by the coding sequence ATGGCTTATGAATTACCGCAATTACCATATGCATATGATGCACTAGAACCAAATATTGACAAGGAAACGATGAATATTCATCACACAAAACATCATAACACGTATATTACAAATGTTAATGCTGCATTAGAAGGACATTCTGATCTTGCAAACAAAAGTGTTGAAGAATTAGTATCTAATTTAGATGCAGTTCCTGAAGCTATTCGTACAGCAGTTCGCAATAACGGCGGCGGACATGCAAACCATAGCTTATTCTGGACAATTCTTTCTCCAAATGGTGGCGGAGAACCAACTGGCGAGCTTGCTGATGCAATCAATGCTAAATTCGGCAGCTACGAGAACTTTAAAGAGGAGTTTGCAAAAGCTGCAACTACTCGTTTCGGTTCAGGCTGGGCTTGGTTAGTAGTAAACAATGGAGAATTAGAAGTAACAAGTACTCCTAATCAAGACTCTCCATTAATGGAAGGTAAAACTCCTATCCTTGGCTTAGACGTATGGGAGCATGCATATTACTTAAATTACCAAAACCGCCGCCCAGAATACATTTCTTCTTTCTGGAATGTTGTGAATTGGGAAGCAGTTTCAAATCGATTTAACTCTGCAAAATAA
- the phoU gene encoding phosphate signaling complex protein PhoU yields MSVREKFDFDLKNLQDKLIEIGSLTEIALTKAINALENQNIEEALEIIEDDYRVDELDEEINDLAILLIAKQQPVAVDLRKIIVAIKIASDIERMADFAVNIAKSTIRIGDEPLVKPIHHIKKMHKIALDMLSLSIKAYNEEDIVLAKQVADMDDQVDELYGETISDILTLLETQKEFSHQLTQLLFICRYIERTADHCTNISENTMYLVKGQRYDLNS; encoded by the coding sequence ATGAGTGTAAGAGAAAAATTTGATTTCGATTTAAAAAATTTACAAGATAAATTAATTGAAATAGGAAGCCTCACAGAAATTGCGTTAACGAAAGCAATAAATGCATTAGAAAACCAAAATATTGAGGAAGCACTAGAAATTATTGAGGATGACTATAGAGTTGATGAACTTGATGAAGAAATTAATGATTTAGCTATTTTATTGATTGCAAAGCAACAACCAGTTGCTGTTGATCTACGTAAAATCATTGTTGCGATCAAAATTGCAAGTGATATCGAAAGAATGGCTGACTTTGCTGTAAATATAGCCAAATCAACGATTAGAATTGGTGACGAGCCACTCGTTAAGCCTATCCACCATATTAAAAAAATGCATAAAATTGCTTTGGATATGCTCTCTTTGTCAATAAAGGCATATAACGAAGAAGATATCGTATTGGCTAAACAAGTGGCAGATATGGATGATCAAGTAGATGAATTATACGGTGAAACAATTAGTGATATACTGACTTTGTTGGAAACTCAAAAAGAATTTTCTCATCAACTTACACAACTATTGTTTATTTGCCGATACATCGAAAGAACTGCAGACCATTGTACAAACATTTCTGAGAATACGATGTACTTAGTAAAAGGACAACGTTATGATTTAAACAGTTAG
- a CDS encoding PstS family phosphate ABC transporter substrate-binding protein, whose amino-acid sequence MKSFKFLAMSIMLSSLVAFAAACGNGEEEPAETGTETTENAETTEGEEAAELEGEVGIDGSSTVFPIAEAVSEEFSAEHASVQAPVGSSGTGGGFEKFTVGETDISQASRPIKDEEKAAAEENGIEYTEFQVAFDGLSVVVNKENDFIDKLTVEDLKKLWVEDGKAKKWSDINPDWPAEEVKFYSPGTDSGTYDYFDEVILDGEQIVKAATLSEDDNVLVQGVTGDKNAIGYFGYAYYLENKDNLKVIPIVNEAGEAVEPTNETVKSGDYNPLSRPLFIYVNNASIKDKAQVYEYVKYYLENAATFAEEVGYVALPEEEYTKQLETLEGLK is encoded by the coding sequence ATGAAAAGCTTCAAATTTTTAGCAATGTCTATTATGCTTTCTTCATTAGTTGCTTTCGCAGCTGCATGTGGTAACGGAGAAGAAGAGCCAGCTGAAACTGGTACAGAAACTACTGAAAATGCAGAAACAACTGAAGGTGAAGAAGCTGCTGAATTAGAAGGAGAAGTAGGAATCGATGGTTCATCTACTGTATTCCCAATCGCAGAAGCTGTATCTGAAGAATTCTCAGCAGAACATGCATCAGTACAAGCTCCAGTAGGTTCATCTGGAACTGGTGGTGGATTTGAGAAGTTCACTGTTGGTGAAACTGATATTTCTCAAGCATCTCGTCCAATTAAAGATGAAGAAAAAGCTGCTGCTGAAGAAAATGGAATTGAGTATACTGAATTTCAAGTAGCATTTGATGGTTTATCTGTTGTAGTTAACAAAGAAAATGATTTTATTGATAAATTAACTGTTGAAGACTTAAAGAAACTTTGGGTTGAAGACGGAAAAGCTAAAAAATGGTCTGATATCAATCCAGACTGGCCTGCAGAAGAAGTTAAATTCTATTCACCTGGTACTGACTCAGGTACTTATGATTATTTTGATGAAGTAATTTTAGATGGAGAACAAATTGTTAAAGCAGCTACACTTTCAGAAGATGACAACGTACTTGTTCAAGGTGTAACTGGCGATAAAAATGCTATCGGTTATTTTGGTTATGCATACTACCTAGAAAATAAAGATAACTTAAAAGTTATTCCGATCGTAAACGAAGCTGGGGAAGCTGTTGAACCAACAAACGAAACTGTTAAATCAGGTGATTACAACCCACTTTCACGTCCGTTATTCATCTATGTAAACAATGCTTCAATCAAAGATAAAGCACAAGTGTATGAATATGTTAAATATTACCTTGAAAATGCTGCTACTTTTGCAGAAGAAGTTGGTTATGTAGCACTTCCTGAGGAAGAATATACAAAACAACTTGAAACTCTTGAAGGTTTAAAATAA
- the pstB gene encoding phosphate ABC transporter ATP-binding protein PstB: MESVKINRETTQKKEVKVNKSVVYKTDNLNLWYGKDQALKNIDLDIYENDVTAIIGPSGCGKSTYIKTLNRMVELIPIVRTSGQILYRDKNIFDKSYGVEELRTQVGMVFQKPNPFPKSIYENIAYGPKIHGIRDKKLIDEIVEKSLRGAAIWDEVKDRLKENAYGLSGGQQQRLCIARCLAIEPDVILMDEPTSALDPISTLKVEELIQELKENYSIIIVTHNMQQAARISDRTAFFLNGEVVEYTDTDRLFSNPSDKRTEDYITGRFG, encoded by the coding sequence ATGGAAAGTGTAAAGATTAATAGAGAAACTACACAAAAAAAAGAAGTAAAAGTAAATAAAAGTGTTGTTTATAAAACAGATAATTTGAACCTTTGGTATGGTAAAGATCAAGCGTTAAAAAATATTGATCTTGATATATATGAAAATGATGTAACAGCAATTATTGGACCATCAGGGTGCGGTAAATCGACATATATCAAAACACTTAATCGCATGGTTGAACTTATTCCAATCGTTCGAACCTCTGGTCAGATACTTTATCGTGATAAAAATATTTTTGATAAATCATATGGTGTTGAAGAACTTAGAACTCAAGTAGGTATGGTGTTTCAAAAACCAAATCCATTTCCTAAATCAATCTATGAGAACATTGCATATGGACCTAAGATTCATGGTATTAGAGATAAAAAATTGATTGATGAAATTGTAGAAAAAAGTCTTCGAGGAGCTGCTATTTGGGACGAAGTAAAAGACCGATTAAAGGAAAATGCATATGGTCTTTCTGGTGGTCAGCAACAACGTCTATGTATTGCACGTTGTTTGGCAATTGAGCCGGATGTCATCCTAATGGATGAGCCAACATCTGCTCTTGATCCAATCTCAACTCTTAAGGTTGAAGAATTAATTCAAGAGTTAAAAGAAAACTATAGTATCATTATTGTTACTCATAACATGCAACAAGCAGCCCGTATTTCTGACCGTACAGCATTCTTCCTAAACGGAGAAGTTGTAGAGTATACTGATACTGATCGTCTATTTTCAAACCCTTCTGATAAGCGTACTGAAGATTACATTACTGGTCGTTTCGGTTAA
- a CDS encoding MFS transporter, producing MSKMQKIIGNVEVSKDLVLLLVIGGLYSLSIALSNTFVNVYLWKQSGEFIDLGIYNLSIVIMQPLTFIFAGRLAKKVDRIVVLRLGVIFLAIFFLTVLVIGSSAGEFLVLLGGILGVGYGFYWLAFNVLTFEITEPETRDFFNGFLGIMTSIAGMIGPIIAGYVISRLKNFTGYTTIFSISLFMFAGAVVLSFFFKRRPAVGDYLLKRIINERKRNKNWKLITSAHFFQGVREGTFAFVIGVFVFITTGSELALGKFGLVNSSIAFLTYYFASRIIKKSKRNIFILMGGIFLYLSIFVILFDLTYTKLLIYAVLIAIGYPMLLVPFTSLSYDVMGKCWNVGNARIEYIVVKEIFLNSGRIISILSFIAAVALFDEKQSIPILLSIVGIGHLIIYFFVRNIQLDENKSSEPIEISDPKSLTTSNLTEGESNG from the coding sequence ATGTCAAAAATGCAAAAGATTATTGGGAATGTAGAGGTAAGCAAAGATTTAGTTTTACTGTTGGTAATCGGCGGTCTGTATTCATTGAGTATTGCGCTGTCCAATACATTTGTGAATGTATATTTATGGAAGCAATCGGGAGAATTTATTGATTTAGGTATTTACAATTTATCGATTGTCATCATGCAGCCACTAACATTTATATTTGCGGGAAGATTAGCTAAAAAAGTAGATCGAATAGTCGTATTAAGACTAGGAGTTATTTTTTTGGCTATCTTTTTTCTAACTGTATTAGTAATTGGCAGTTCAGCTGGTGAATTCCTTGTGCTATTAGGAGGAATTTTAGGAGTTGGCTATGGGTTTTATTGGTTAGCTTTTAATGTTCTTACGTTTGAAATAACTGAACCTGAAACTAGAGATTTTTTCAATGGTTTTTTAGGGATCATGACCTCCATTGCAGGCATGATTGGACCAATCATAGCAGGGTATGTCATTTCAAGGTTAAAAAATTTCACAGGATATACAACAATTTTTTCAATCTCACTCTTCATGTTTGCCGGTGCTGTCGTATTGAGCTTTTTTTTTAAAAGAAGGCCTGCGGTTGGTGATTATTTATTAAAACGTATTATAAATGAAAGAAAAAGGAATAAAAATTGGAAATTAATCACCAGTGCCCATTTTTTCCAAGGGGTTCGTGAAGGCACCTTTGCTTTCGTAATAGGTGTATTTGTGTTTATAACAACGGGAAGTGAATTAGCATTAGGTAAGTTTGGATTAGTAAACTCAAGTATAGCGTTTTTAACCTATTATTTTGCATCTAGGATAATAAAAAAATCGAAAAGAAATATATTTATTCTAATGGGAGGCATTTTTTTATATTTGTCCATTTTTGTTATTCTTTTTGATTTAACGTACACTAAACTATTGATTTATGCAGTATTAATTGCAATCGGTTATCCTATGCTATTAGTTCCATTTACATCATTATCTTATGATGTAATGGGGAAATGCTGGAATGTTGGAAATGCAAGAATTGAATATATCGTTGTAAAAGAAATATTTCTAAATTCCGGTCGAATTATTTCCATCTTGAGTTTTATTGCTGCAGTAGCTTTGTTTGATGAAAAACAAAGCATTCCAATTTTATTATCCATTGTAGGGATTGGGCATTTGATCATTTATTTCTTTGTTAGAAATATACAGTTGGATGAAAATAAAAGTAGTGAACCGATAGAAATATCTGATCCTAAATCATTGACTACGTCGAATCTAACTGAAGGAGAAAGCAATGGATGA